In Corticium candelabrum chromosome 1, ooCorCand1.1, whole genome shotgun sequence, the genomic stretch tttgtccgatgaacgggtaggcaaggctccgcacagttttcaatctcactctaggCAGAGAATAGGTACAATGGtctcttttggtgtgctcaattacaacttggatacctacatttatgatgtggtagggactgcgttcaaaatggggtaactgagaactcgcgttcGGAATacgatggtgtccgaggaacgggaCCGCGCTCTAGGTGCTGTGTCTAGTTGTACGGGAGtgctgtaattaattaaagtgcatGTCAACTGACAAAATAGTAAATGTAGACGTTCTATTGACATCTTAGTCTATTCCTGAGCTTCATGTAGCTACACAGCTAACATTTTTAGTTCTAATATTATTAGAAAATACACATCGTAGACTCCATTCCTAGAGGGGAACTCCTacggaaatacaacctgatctctaaatgtaggctttatcgtAAAACTTCGTGCTGCGCTGCTTTCAGACCAGTCGTCGCCTTGGTAGCATCGGAGAAACGCGTGTTATGTGTACGGAGCGTGTGCCACACTGACACGACATGGGCGCTAAGCTCCGCCTTTTTCAAATAAATTGCCTTCGTAGCTCAGtaatcttgccagtaaactacacgcaGACTAAACAGGAATGGCAACTAgagagggatcttgtgttttaaggccttagaagagATTCCTGTAAcaaaagtaggatgctagaggCCGTTTTccccagcagacttgaccctctcctctcacagaagacGAGGCTAGCGCAATAACACTCAACGGTAATTAGTGTCAGTCTTTGCTCTATTGATCTACGATGAAAAACACGCTGAAGGTTCAAGTATGTCAAGGTAGCGTACACGTTCTCTTCGAGAGACCTGCGTATAGGCGGACACTCCCCGtcttgttgttctctagtCTTACGTTCACGTCAAATTTAGGTAGCAGTCCGGTATGCTCTGCCTTGGCGATAAGCATGTCTTCTAGATGTCTCATGAGCCGTGCTAGAGGATTGagtatccgggaatgacgaaggggCGGTATTTATTGCCACGGTCACGAGTATAAACAGTGAAACAACTTACATGTTatgtactacagtagtagCTACACGTCTACATCATTGCGCTCGGGTAAAACTCTAAGGCTCAATCAAAGCCACTCAGCACCTGTAGCACTTCGTCCAGCTGTTTGAAAGGGGCGTGTCCACTTACTCAAGAGAACCTCATATTTGAACTCTCTGAATGCTTCTCTTGGTAGATTGATAGAACTAagactaacgctaattaccgttgagttttattgcgctggcctcatcttctgtgagaggagagggtcaagtctgctgggagaaaaCGGCGTCTAGCGTCCTACTTTCGTTGCAaagagctcttctaaggccttgaacacaagatccctctataatagttaccattcccgtttagtttccgtgtagtttactggcaagataactgagctgcGCAGGCCATTCATTTGCTGTAGACGAGCGTAGCGCCAATGACGGATGAGTCTCCGTACCTAATTAGCGTTTTCTCTGGtaccaaagcgactgtttgCGTGAAAGTAGTGCAGCAcgaagtttcacgataaagcctacattttgagatcaggttgtattttCCCCTCTAATCGTCTTCAGCTATTAGAGCCTCTACAAGACTATTGTTAGAAAATGCGAAGCTAATGTCACAATTGAGATTGCCAAGTGTGTATGCACGCTTGCAGTTTATAGACAAACGTCAACATATACACAGCAAGGGCGCTATAGATGATCTACGTCCCTATCTGTAACCCACACTCTACCACATGCGGCGCCGCTCTAGTAGATAGCGCCATATATAGATCGAGAGAACGCCGTCCACTCCCACTGTCTGTGACCTGTGAGGCGACAGGTAGAGATCTAGTGATAGGAAGACATCACACAGTGAGAAACCAAAGTGCACATCTGCTGAATAGGCAACGAATCTAGCAGTAACGTCAGTGTGAAAAACAAAGTGAAGCTGCAAATGATTAAAGAAGACCTTGAAAGCGGCATAGCCCGAACGCTGTGAATGTTATCAAATTTTTGCATATTTTAAGCAAAACAGCAGACGTCGTCGCCACCTGTGAGAGATTTGTTGGCTTTTCGTAAACTTCTTCAACTGACTTAGTCTGGACACCTAAATTGTATCTACGATGCATGCGTGGTCTTCAGAGTAATGACACCCATATGATTCTCACAACTATAAGGTATCAAAAGGTGGCATGTCTAGAACGGCGCTCACAGATTGCAACAGTAATCGGTAAGTGATGATGACATTGTCTCGGCCACTAGACGACATTAGCTGTGCATACGCCAACGAGCACTACTACTTAAGCATGATGTCACACGTGACTCTAATGATCGAAGTGAGACTAGGTTTGCATTTACTTGCTTTCTGTAAGTCTGTCCACACAGTTGATCTCACTGTGAACGTTCGGCCCTTCGTACGACGACGTACGCGTACTGTAATTCTAGCAGCTGAAAAAGGTATTGAGAATTTCAAAGGGCGTTGACAAGTAAAGAAAGTGGGTGTGACCTCGACAAATCATCGTTTCTAGCGTAGAACGTAGCAAGGGGTCGCTGGAACTCCAAAATTGGGGAAGCCGGTTGCCAGAGTTTACCTTTTGATGAGACCTGTCTACCATCTAAGAGGCCACACCTGCTACTATTGGGGAGGGCATGGCTTCGCCATGCAGGTCTAGGCTTAACAACGCCACTGAACATAGTAAACAagtaatttttgtaaattgtGCGAACCGTAGCAAATACGTAGCTTCAAGAAACGGCACAGCCGCGTACATACCAACGACAATAGGAAGCCCACGCTAAAGCACCGCATGCACATCAAAGTGGCTGCTTCTCTAGATATCGTCACGACTATAGCTAGTGTTTATAGAGACTCTAGTTCAACAGCCGAACCCGCTGCGCAAGAACAAACATTTCCCGTCCTGTTTTCAAAACCGACTACCGTATACTCTACACCATCCAGTATGATAAAAGTTAGCAACATGTAGTGCACAACGGCGGTTACACTCTACAAGTTGGGATACAGAAGTGCACTTACCTTCGCGTGCCACAAATCTTCGAGTTCCATGCAGCTGTTCTCTCGAGCCGTCGCTGCCCCAACTGAGTAATCttaaaacaaaatatatgttgacgtcgacgtctaatttaattaattattcaaaCACTGTCACACAGTTCATTATGTATAGTGTCCTACATTAATTTCACTGCATTCATTCACTTGAGGGTATAAAACGTTAGCTAGTATCGCTACGCATGTTTCAATTTTATAGCGAATAAGCGTCAGTTCTGCACCAGAGTAGCTACCTGCCTTGATTGCATCATGCTTCTGCGCGTGAGCAATTTTTCAATCGTGTGTTGTCATCATGACATTGTTACCAAACGCGAATAAATTATGTTATCTTTATCCTGCGAGACATCACCGTCAGATTGTTCTCAACATATCTATACTAGAACACTTGAAGGAAGAATCAATCACCAAGTCAGACGTGTAATTACTTAGCCATACATGCAAGAGAGAGGGTGTAGCCCGCGCGcgctcgcacgcacacacacacacacacacacacacacacacacacacacacacttgacaaatAGGCCTACCACACGTTTGGTAATGTGTAGCTAGAGACCTCAAAGCCAAATAGACCTTCCAGTATAATGTCTACATAAAAGTTGTCTATAATTTCTTTACAAGTTACAAACCAGCAATTAGTAATGCATTAGCAATGCAGAAGAACAAATCAGTTGCTAATTACTGTGGAATCAAAACCCAAAAGCGGAAATGTAAAATATCTGTAATCAAAACCCGAAAGCGGATATGTAAATAGCCATGCTCTAGAGTCATAAGTACACACACAAGACGTGAGCGTTGCGCTTACGTAGCAGTTTCCaattatttggcaagtttGCAGTCTAGATATAGACTAGCCACATCGCCTGACGTATACTGTAGTATACGAGCCGATTCTTTGCAAAGATAAATGGTTAAGCGACCTGGCCAGGCATACCGTAGACCTCTAAAGTCCCAGACTAGACGTGCAACGTCACGCCCTAGAGCGTACATTCCTCTCACTCATCCACAGAAATCATAGCTCTGATGAGCAAATTACAACTGGGTTTCGCACCTGCTAGCAAGAAGATGAGAGAAAGGATGGTCGACATCCATAGGCCCCGCAAACAACAGAGCGGCAAAGCAAGTTGTGATTAACGTTAAACTGGAGTTCGCAAATTTTAGTCTAAAATTCCATTGCCATTTGTGAGATAAAAAGATACCCATTTTGCCTCTCCCCAGTAGCTGGCTTTACAACATAACGACGCCATTTTAAAACAGTTGCGTAACCTGTTGCCAACCAATTAAGAACCATCAGTTTCGTTTTATTGGTATACTATCTTGAGGTTAGCATCCAATACTCACGTTGATTAACTTAGGGAAGAAGTCATTCTACTATTACTTATCAAAGCCTGCCTTCTAGTACTTTTGCAGACGCTTCAAAAAAGTGTCACCTGCAACTGCATCATCTAGATCTATTTTTCTGACGGCTCTTTCTGGTGGTCAAATTTTCCAAGAGCATAAATAAGGTAGCAAGAatgtttctctttgtttgaaaACTCTTTCTAGCTAGACGTGTCCGGCATTTTTCTTGTTTGATATACAagctactgtacatgcagaATCAGCTTTGACTATATCCCTTCATGTAAGTGTTAGAGTTATCCCATACTAAAACTTCAAGGTTACCAGCCAAGGACTTGCAAGATAACGCACATAATaaagccaattaattaagaagtgATCCCACGAAAAACTGTTGATGTGCATCGTAATTGTCATAGTTGTACgaaagagcttgttccagtattaattaaatcgtACTCGGTTTCTGAAGAGAGTTATTGCgtattattgtattatgcATGTGCACAGTTTGATACTCTCCAACACTAAGTCTCGCCGTTTCTGAGCTCTCTGTACACTTCGCGTAGAGAGCACTGCCACAGCAGGCTACAAGCAAGCCAACCGAGAGTAATCACTACTAATGGTTACAAGGAAATAATGGTTTTGTTCCTTTGTAGTTGTTTTCCTCTAAACACCTACCAGGCACCAAACTACACTAATATACCCTTACTCGCACTGGTGGGAGTTGCCAAACACAAACGAGAGTGGAGCTACAGACCAATTCGTGCGTTAGGCAGCAGTTTAGAGCTGAAAAGAGTCCTTTCTGCAAACAGCTGTCCAAGACAGTAACAAAAAAACCCGCAACACGTTGCATGCATCACTATCCCCTTGGAAAGTACGATTTTCTCCATTTACCGCACAACAATGCGACGCCGCTGTTAGTCCATAATTATAAAACATTGGCCAAGCATCTAACTACCGTTGAACGAGCACTTCAAACTTTTCACTTCCGGTTTCAAATTTGAAAGTCCGCTAGACACCAATTTGGTACGATAAAGGTCCAAATAGTAAGACAACACATTTTATAGTAGCAGAGAAAATGAGTTCTACACGTGTAGTTTCAGCACTGTTTGTATACGTCTCACAACTAACATGTGATCGCGTATTCGTGCAGAATACTGCAAGTGCGTGGCAATCACATGCACAGCACAGAATGCAAAATACATTTTACTTACCTTGCGCTTGCTAGAGATCACCTATACCCACTGTCCCACAGCTGCTGTTCAACGGCACCGCTAGCACcactacacaaaaacaactacttgGTTTACGTAATTAGCATAAACATTTATAGTTACATTACATGCCACGCCCAATTCACACAAACGATCACCGTTTGAGTAAGTGACGTCACTGTGTAAGTTTTCTCTTGTCGAAATCCGGTCATAATGACGCCACAATTCAGGACAACAAAAGGAGAGGTAGTACTTGCAAGAGCAGCGAAAGCAATTTACAAGTGGGCAGACATAACGTGCGCTATAAGGCGATGTCCTAAAATGCGCTGATTCTTTAGTAATCGTTTACCCTAGACGGGAAATAGGCGACAATAGCCCACTGGCAAAAGTACACTCTTTGATAAGTGACCTGACCAGCTTGACCGGCTCCATCGCTCCAAACTTGTTACAGAAATTAGCATAAAACGAATAATTTGCATAAACCTTTGTAATTGTGTCTCTAATAGCACCTTAATATATTACACATAGATGAAGGTTGTCGTAAGTTCTAATACTACTTcacaataatattatttaacaTTCGTAGTGTCGGCGTTTCGATCTTGTTAGCCCCTCCTCTTTCCTGGATACATGCCCCGCCCAAGGTTTGAGTGCACAACATGCAGTACCCAAAATCCAAATGTGTTCGGTCGTAATGGCGTCGAAAAGCGTCGACAGTTTAATTATGGACACACTCTAAAAGTTATACATTCTCCAGACTAATTAGAATTCGCCCTACGAAAACAGAAACTGCGTTTCTTTTCCTGTTTCAGAGTCCTCGACCGTCCAGAGGTACGTCACGTGGTTGGTCTAAGACCTTTGCAGCATCTCAAACGGCAAGTTCAATGAGTATGACGAGTTCAAGTGACTTGGCACTACACTGTAGTTTAACAAGTTTAATTGAAAGGTTGATCGGAGCAATCTAAATTTAGTTTTATCATCAATCAGAGTTCACCAGACATTATGAtgaacaataattattagaaCACCTTTTGACAATAAGAATGTGGATCAAAGTCGTTTACACAATTACAAAGATATTTACATTTTCATTGTTCTAGATGATAAACTGCTTTAAATTGGTTTGAGAGGTAAAAGATATCTAGACAAGATTTATAAAATTTgaacattaaaattaaattttgggTGATTAAAATAATTTGTACTTGAAAGGTGATGTTCTATTACTTgcatttgtatttaattaagtaattgtTTAGAATGTCTGTCTCAAGTCACTACAgtcaagcaaacaacaagtaCACGAGTCGAGTATAGCTAGAAACCTCTACAAAGATAACAGACTTTAGATCTTAGTAATTTTTAGCAATAACTATAAATTATTAGTAAGACTTAGTTACCTGTTAAAATACTAGCAAGAGTAAAAACAACCATTGTCTAGGTCTGTCCATTCcgacaacaccaacaacacagTTCTGTTTCTCTAGACTGTTGTGCAACAAGCTAGCGCATCAAACACTTGAGTTTGGATTTGGAATTCAGCTACAGCACTAATCTACACCATTTCAAAATATCAGCAGCAAACCACTTGCTGGACCTTCATGAGTTGATTTCTAGTAACTAAGATCAACACTTGAGAAGagtcaagttaattaaatattaaagcTCCAAGGGTCCTAAagaatttttaatttttaattaattagtaacaaCTGCTCCAAAGTGTAGCTTTTGTCTGCAAGCaattaaatagaaaataagATTTTTTAGTTTCGTTTTCCTGCATTAACGGAAGTAATGTCCTCCACCGTCCAGACATCATCCAGCCAACTTTCAAATTCAGATGACTTTAAACTAATAAACCAGTTAGAAAATTCAAAAAAatacttaataaattaacgATAATCTAGACataagttttaattaaaatttggtTGCAAATCTAAACTAAATCCATACAAGAATGGTAAATCTGCAATAACGTAGTGCTAGACCTATACTAGCAAATATTTGTCATATGAATTCTTGACCAAGCTATCTCCaacaaagaccaggtactcatttctgctcctgagtcaagagaggcaattgtgtgtgagttccttcaggcttgcccaaggaaattacgtctgtgcATATCTAACCCAGACCTACACTTGCCATCCGATGGTCCCGGATGTGTTACTCCCTAAACTAGCGACAGCTctaattgagctacagacccacacactcacactctctctttcacacacacgcgcacgcacgcacgcacacacacacacagactcacaaCGATATGTCAGTCTTAGTCttctaaatttaattattaatctCTACGAAAGTGTACTCTACGTACTGTCGTGAGTTAAATTTCTCTAGACATGAGGCTGTTAGAATATTGTTTCTGAGAATCTCTCAACTAGTGGCGGCGGATATGGAGGGCTAAGGAGGTAAACTCCCCCCAACTCTGAGCACAGCCTtatttttgtaagcaaacagtacgGCAGTCAAGCAACAGAACTCGGTACGTAGCTATATAGTCCATGTACTTGGGGTCCTTTCATGTTtcgcccccccccccccccccgactTTGAATCGTCTGTTTCTGATGAACGTTTGACTATGTTTATTGTAATGAAACCGCTTTCAGCACCTACATATACCGTAGTTGGAGCCGAGCTGTGCAGATATAGAGAGCAACCGTGACAATTTCTGTTTCGTCCATGCACGACCCATGCATGTCTGTATAGCCAAAAAGTAGTCGTGAAGCAACTTGTTGATGAAGTTAAATGTTTTTGCGGTGCTGATCTATTCAATGTGCGGTACTTGAGGTTCAGTCgcttgtttctttatttcaaAATGAATACATAATAATGCTCCTTGCAAAAACACGATTAACGAGCGTACTAAAACGACAATGTCCACTGAATTGCTTGACACGAGCTATACTTTACTATTACTAACGTACTAGTATAATATAAATCATTGGTTAGCAATACACGAGCAACAACATCAATGCATCTGCAACTACAATAAGACACATATCCACAAACAATAAAGCGCTCCTGTTCCTTTCTCGCGTAAGCATCAGAGGTTTCGCTTCCAAGTCTCTGCAGGCTCCACGTGCAATTTTATCTGCAAAGACATCAGTTGCGCCTTGTGCAAGTAGAAAAATCCGCATTCGCCTGCGCCTGAAAGTATACTGCATGCGTATGAGTATTGAAGGACATCGTGAAGTGTCTGGCAAAACTTAATATCGTTCGGTCTATGTCCGTTCTAACATCGATTGTTGCTTGTGCATAGTAGTTGGGTTTTTGGGTACCGCCAAAAAAGGTTGTCATCTTTTCAAACTCGTGACTGACGTTGCTAACGAGAACTTTCCTAGTGCCCCACTTGTTGATAGTAGTAAAAGAattaagtttgtttgtctgcttattcAACTGCTGCACGAGGGCATTCCTAAATCCTTTCCAAGCCTCCTGTAAAGTGTCTTTCGAGATATCACCGAAGTCTCCGTTGATGGCATCTCTTGCTGCTGCGTTGATGCTACCTTCGATGGCTTTCGTTGTTAAACCATGAAGATCGAGAATGAGGTAAGGAACGTTGTTGTATGAGAGAGTGAAGGAGTTGGGCAGTGCCTTATTGATCGGACCTGCTACGTCGTGTGCAACATTTCCAACGACTCCCATTAACATTTTGTCAAATACGCCTTCCGCGCAACCGATGGCTTTCATTTCGCCTTTAGCTAAATTAATAAGAAATTTCTCAGCACTCGCTGCTTCCTTTACTATAGATCCCAAACCACTCGTAGCCAAATTCATCATACCGTCTATAAGGCTGTCGCTCCAGCTCTCCCCCATAATTCTATCGTTGACGATATTCCAAACAAATTCTATCCATTCATTGCCCGTGACATCGGCAAATGTGTCGATGACTACTGTCAGGATGTCATCTAGAATCGGAAATTTGCGCAGTATCTTGACGACGACGTCGACGATATGAACTATAAATTTACCAACGTTTTCTACAGTGTTAACAAACCAGTGAAAAGCGCTGCTAAAGAAGTGACCAATCGCCGAAAAAAATCCGTATCCGCTGGGGTCAGATCCACTCAACGGATTGAACCTTCCGTATGCGTACGAATTGTATCCGACCAGACTGTGCGAATCGTCGTTGCTTGGATCTGGCGTAGAAAATGTGCAGTGAATGCTGTCATACAGTCTTCCTTGCATGTGAACCAGGTCACCTCCGATGTCTAACAGCTGCTCATGTCCATCGTAACCttgctggtctgtctgttgggAACGAGACAACAGATTGTTAGCTTCATCGAGAGACAAAAATGTTGAAGACTGAAGTGTTTCATCACGACGTTTCAACGGTTGCCAAGTAAGAGGAGATCTGGGAGATCCGCAAACATCAAAACTGTATTCTTGTAAGATCTTCCCAGACTCGTCAGTAACAAGAGACAGAGACCCCTTGATATCAATGTACGTATATACAACATATAATTGATCGTGTCCTTCTCGAATATCTGTAACGTTGCCATGAGAATCGTTCACGACCTTTTCGATGCCGTTAATGACCCTCACCATCACCGCGTACGTTTCGATGTAATGTTTCTGTACAGTAGAGGGTTTCAGGACCGGATCGCGTGTCGTCTCCTCGTGGTAGAGATCGTCGACATATACGGTGGTGCGGTACGTGTGCAGAGTGACGCTAGACGAATTGGCTTtctacccgaggcccggatttccgggtggagggtatagtagtcgttcgacgacCGTACGACCCatcgaccgtatatatagttggttagcggagataaaaatgaagctattccgaccaatagacgagaagtggtgtcattactgaccaatagacgaacgggATGTCATCGTGAGGCTCCGCCTGTCTtcgtttggtagctgctaacgagaattcggccatcgggcgtccgtcctgtacatggtgtttagtcctttgctttaagggtttagcacttacATTtttacgtgtatgtttccccaacaagaACCAGGGCGAGGTGTAGCtatacctgacttgtaacattttgcttgttccacagtgtttctgcatagtggttttgcagtctgccagcttgaattttgggtgtgcgtggctgagcggtcgtggtgttgttgcaaagatcactagtgtcgtcttcaacagaaatttggcgtctgacgggaa encodes the following:
- the LOC134198296 gene encoding uncharacterized protein LOC134198296; the protein is MVRVINGIEKVVNDSHGNVTDIREGHDQLYVVYTYIDIKGSLSLVTDESGKILQEYSFDVCGSPRSPLTWQPLKRRDETLQSSTFLSLDEANNLLSRSQQTDQQGYDGHEQLLDIGGDLVHMQGRLYDSIHCTFSTPDPSNDDSHSLVGYNSYAYGRFNPLSGSDPSGYGFFSAIGHFFSSAFHWFVNTVENVGKFIVHIVDVVVKILRKFPILDDILTVVIDTFADVTGNEWIEFVWNIVNDRIMGESWSDSLIDGMMNLATSGLGSIVKEAASAEKFLINLAKGEMKAIGCAEGVFDKMLMGVVGNVAHDVAGPINKALPNSFTLSYNNVPYLILDLHGLTTKAIEGSINAAARDAINGDFGDISKDTLQEAWKGFRNALVQQLNKQTNKLNSFTTINKWGTRKVLVSNVSHEFEKMTTFFGGTQKPNYYAQATIDVRTDIDRTILSFARHFTMSFNTHTHAVYFQAQANADFSTCTRRN